Proteins encoded within one genomic window of Manis pentadactyla isolate mManPen7 chromosome 4, mManPen7.hap1, whole genome shotgun sequence:
- the WBP2 gene encoding WW domain-binding protein 2 isoform X1 translates to MALNKNHSEGGGVIVNNTESILMSYDHVELTFNDMKNVPEAFKGTKKGTVYLTPYRVIFLTKGKDTMQSFMMPFYLMKDCEIKQPVFGANYIKGTVKAEAGGGWEGSAAYKLTFTAGGAIEFGQRMLQVASQASRGAAPSGAYGYSYMPSGAYVFPPPVANGMYPCPPGYPYPPPPPEFYPGPPMMDGAMGYMQPPPPPYPGPMEPPVRSPDVPSTPAAEAKAAEAAASAYYNPGNPHNVYVPTNQPPPPPYYPPEDKKTQ, encoded by the exons ATGGCGCTCAACAAGAATCACTCGGAGGGCGGCGGAGTGATCGTCAACAACACCGAGAG CATCCTAATGTCCTATGACCATGTGGAACTTACGTTCAATGACATGAAGAATGTACCAGAAGCCTTCAAAGGGACCAAGAAAGGCACCGTCTACCTTACCCCTTACCGG GTCATCTTTCTGACCAAGGGGAAGGATACCATGCAGTCCTTCATGATGCCATTTTATCTGATGAAGGACTGTGAGATCAAGCAGCCTGTGTTCGGTGCAAACTATATAAAGGGAACAGTGAAGGCTGAAGCAGGAG GTGGCTGGGAAGGCTCTGCCGCATACAAATTGACCTTCACGGCAGGGGGCGCCATTGAGTTTGGACAACGGATGCTACAGGTGGCATCTCAAG CCTCCCGAGGTGCAGCCCCCAGTGGAGCCTATGGGTACTCTTACATGCCCAGCGGGGCCTATGTCTTTCCCCCGCCAGTCGCCAATGGAATGTACCCCTGCCCTCCTGGCTACCCCTATCCACCACCCCCACCTG AGTTCTATCCAGGACCTCCCATGATGGACGGGGCCATGGGCTATATGCAGCCCCCGCCACCGCCCTACCCCGGGCCCATGGAACCTCCGGTCCGCAGCCCTGACGTCCCCTCCACTCCTGCAG CCGAAGCCAAGGCTGCCGAAGCAGCTGCCAGCGCCTATTACAACCCAGGCAACCCGCACAACGTCTACGTGCCCACG AACCAGCCTCCGCCGCCTCCCTACTACCCCCCAGAAGATAAGAAGACCCAGTAG
- the WBP2 gene encoding WW domain-binding protein 2 isoform X2, whose protein sequence is MALNKNHSEGGGVIVNNTESILMSYDHVELTFNDMKNVPEAFKGTKKGTVYLTPYRVIFLTKGKDTMQSFMMPFYLMKDCEIKQPVFGANYIKGTVKAEAGGGWEGSAAYKLTFTAGGAIEFGQRMLQVASQEFYPGPPMMDGAMGYMQPPPPPYPGPMEPPVRSPDVPSTPAAEAKAAEAAASAYYNPGNPHNVYVPTNQPPPPPYYPPEDKKTQ, encoded by the exons ATGGCGCTCAACAAGAATCACTCGGAGGGCGGCGGAGTGATCGTCAACAACACCGAGAG CATCCTAATGTCCTATGACCATGTGGAACTTACGTTCAATGACATGAAGAATGTACCAGAAGCCTTCAAAGGGACCAAGAAAGGCACCGTCTACCTTACCCCTTACCGG GTCATCTTTCTGACCAAGGGGAAGGATACCATGCAGTCCTTCATGATGCCATTTTATCTGATGAAGGACTGTGAGATCAAGCAGCCTGTGTTCGGTGCAAACTATATAAAGGGAACAGTGAAGGCTGAAGCAGGAG GTGGCTGGGAAGGCTCTGCCGCATACAAATTGACCTTCACGGCAGGGGGCGCCATTGAGTTTGGACAACGGATGCTACAGGTGGCATCTCAAG AGTTCTATCCAGGACCTCCCATGATGGACGGGGCCATGGGCTATATGCAGCCCCCGCCACCGCCCTACCCCGGGCCCATGGAACCTCCGGTCCGCAGCCCTGACGTCCCCTCCACTCCTGCAG CCGAAGCCAAGGCTGCCGAAGCAGCTGCCAGCGCCTATTACAACCCAGGCAACCCGCACAACGTCTACGTGCCCACG AACCAGCCTCCGCCGCCTCCCTACTACCCCCCAGAAGATAAGAAGACCCAGTAG